From the Exiguobacterium aurantiacum genome, one window contains:
- a CDS encoding aldehyde dehydrogenase, producing the protein MLAPIEQLTIEELIRKQRRFYRTQATKSLAFRLSMLTFLKESIKHHEAEILQALEQDLNKSELDAFTTEIGFVYDEITRTTRELKRWMRPKRVRGASIHLGTKSEVMYEPYGTVLIIAPWNYPFQLAMAPLIGAIAAGNTAVVKPSELTPNVAQMITKVLERAFTDRYVVSVEGDKDVATELLAEKWDHIFFTGSTPVGKIVMEAAAKHLTPVTLELGGKSPAIVHDDANIEIAAKRIAWGKWMNAGQTCVAPDYVLVHESKREAFLEAIKREAFTMFGNGVGTKRFTRIVNETHFDRLNGYLTEGDVFFGGQIDRDQLKIAPTVLTDIEEDANVMKDEIFGPILPVLTYRQLDEVIDFVAARPHPLALYLFTETKAVEQTVMKHLTFGGGCVNDVLMHLTNPNLPFGGVGESGMGSYHGRYSFETFSHAKSILRNTTKFDLPVRYPNFKGAEKLIRLVYR; encoded by the coding sequence ATGCTCGCACCAATCGAACAGTTGACCATTGAAGAGCTCATCCGTAAACAACGTCGCTTCTATCGGACCCAAGCGACCAAATCGCTCGCGTTCCGTCTCAGCATGTTGACGTTTTTAAAAGAATCAATCAAACATCATGAAGCCGAGATACTGCAAGCGTTGGAGCAGGATTTGAACAAATCAGAACTCGACGCGTTCACGACGGAAATCGGTTTCGTCTATGATGAGATCACGCGGACGACACGTGAGTTGAAACGTTGGATGCGTCCAAAGCGTGTCCGTGGAGCCTCAATTCATTTAGGGACGAAAAGTGAGGTCATGTACGAACCTTACGGCACGGTACTGATTATCGCCCCATGGAACTATCCGTTTCAATTGGCGATGGCACCGCTCATCGGAGCGATCGCCGCAGGGAACACGGCCGTCGTCAAACCTTCAGAATTGACACCGAACGTCGCCCAAATGATCACAAAAGTGCTCGAACGGGCCTTCACCGACCGCTACGTCGTCAGCGTCGAAGGGGATAAAGACGTTGCGACGGAACTGCTCGCAGAGAAGTGGGACCATATCTTCTTCACCGGATCGACACCGGTCGGGAAAATCGTCATGGAGGCGGCGGCAAAACATTTGACGCCGGTCACACTGGAACTCGGCGGAAAATCGCCGGCCATCGTCCATGACGATGCCAATATCGAGATTGCAGCGAAGCGCATCGCCTGGGGCAAATGGATGAACGCCGGTCAGACGTGCGTCGCTCCAGACTACGTCCTCGTCCACGAATCCAAACGAGAGGCGTTCCTCGAGGCCATCAAACGAGAGGCGTTCACGATGTTCGGGAACGGCGTCGGGACGAAACGGTTCACGCGCATCGTCAACGAGACGCACTTCGACCGCCTGAACGGATATTTGACGGAAGGCGACGTGTTCTTCGGCGGTCAGATTGATCGAGATCAATTAAAGATTGCCCCGACCGTATTGACGGATATCGAAGAAGATGCGAACGTCATGAAAGATGAAATTTTTGGACCAATCTTACCGGTGCTCACGTATCGTCAACTCGACGAGGTGATTGATTTCGTCGCAGCGCGTCCGCACCCGCTCGCACTCTATTTGTTCACTGAGACGAAAGCTGTGGAACAGACGGTGATGAAGCATCTCACGTTCGGCGGGGGCTGTGTCAATGACGTGCTCATGCATTTGACGAACCCGAACCTGCCGTTCGGCGGGGTCGGTGAGAGCGGGATGGGCTCGTACCATGGTCGCTACAGCTTCGAGACGTTCAGCCATGCCAAGTCGATTTTGCGCAACACGACGAAATTTGATTTACCGGTTCGTTATCCGAACTTCAAAGGAGCCGAGAAGTTGATTCGACTCGTCTACCGATGA
- a CDS encoding MFS transporter translates to MNKASAFVIYSIVFFAFFDLFAQLPVMSTFATSVGATPFIAGLVIAIYSLSNTFGNILSGIWTDRIGPIVILLVGLGLSSLSLLSYHLVDESTTLLIVRIVHGFVAGLIVPAAFTLSANLTAANRQGKKVALTGSFVGLAAIIGPAFSGIMASRTTVPVVFTYVALYGALVALLALIFLRPSKLSLGTSNRQEEGTAGFERDVMKAYIGAFLLMFSQGAIAYLLPLYVQSLGYDSRLSGTLLSTFGIMAVLVFILPTNRLFDQIEPAKLAALGVGILGVSQLLIGRSETSSLLYGVLALYGVGFAILFPAINTMLIKATNHDNRGKSYGYFYAFFSLGTVTGSAFLGWLSISLTQKFTVTGGILLAAGLILVVIQQTKKRNVPVR, encoded by the coding sequence ATGAATAAAGCATCCGCTTTTGTCATTTATAGTATCGTCTTTTTTGCTTTTTTTGATCTCTTCGCCCAGCTTCCGGTCATGAGCACGTTTGCGACATCGGTCGGAGCGACGCCGTTCATCGCCGGCCTCGTCATCGCCATCTATTCGTTGTCGAACACGTTCGGCAATATATTGTCCGGCATCTGGACCGACCGCATCGGTCCGATTGTCATCTTGCTCGTCGGTCTCGGGCTATCGAGCCTCAGTCTCTTATCGTATCACCTTGTCGATGAATCGACGACGCTTCTCATCGTCCGGATCGTTCACGGCTTCGTCGCTGGTTTGATCGTCCCGGCCGCATTCACGTTGTCCGCCAATCTGACCGCCGCGAACCGTCAAGGTAAGAAAGTGGCGTTGACGGGCAGTTTCGTAGGGTTAGCGGCCATTATCGGACCGGCGTTCAGTGGCATCATGGCAAGCCGAACGACCGTGCCCGTCGTTTTCACGTACGTCGCTCTTTACGGGGCGCTGGTTGCGCTCTTGGCGCTCATCTTTTTACGTCCCTCGAAACTGTCGCTTGGAACATCGAACCGTCAAGAAGAAGGAACGGCGGGCTTTGAGCGTGACGTCATGAAAGCGTATATCGGTGCTTTCCTCTTGATGTTCTCGCAAGGTGCCATCGCGTACTTGCTACCGCTTTATGTGCAATCGCTCGGCTATGATTCTCGTCTGAGCGGGACGTTGCTCAGCACGTTCGGGATCATGGCGGTGCTCGTGTTTATTTTACCGACGAACCGCTTGTTCGACCAAATCGAACCGGCGAAGCTCGCAGCGCTTGGTGTCGGCATTCTCGGCGTCAGCCAACTGCTGATCGGTCGGTCTGAGACGTCTAGTCTCTTATACGGGGTGCTCGCCTTGTACGGTGTCGGTTTCGCGATTTTATTCCCGGCCATCAATACGATGTTAATCAAAGCCACGAACCATGACAACCGAGGAAAGTCGTACGGATATTTTTACGCTTTCTTCTCGCTCGGGACGGTAACGGGATCGGCCTTTTTAGGTTGGCTCTCCATCTCATTGACACAAAAGTTCACGGTGACCGGAGGCATCTTGCTCGCCGCCGGATTGATTCTCGTCGTGATACAGCAAACGAAAAAGCGGAACGTACCCGTGAGGTAA
- the deoD gene encoding purine-nucleoside phosphorylase — protein sequence MSVHIGAEAGQIAETVLLPGDPLRAKYIAETFLEDVELYNEVRGMYGFTGTYKGKRISVQGTGMGVPSMSIYVNELIMSYGAKNLIRVGTAGGIQEDVKVRDVVIAMSASSEMGQNRVRFDGMDYAPTATFDLLHRAYLNAEKAGIPVKVGQIFTADQFYQDDFHHFKKWADFGCLAIEMEAAGLYTLAAKHKVNALTILTISDHLLTGEETTSEERQSTFDEMIRVALDTAVEVTN from the coding sequence ATGAGTGTACACATTGGGGCAGAAGCAGGACAAATCGCAGAAACGGTATTATTGCCAGGAGATCCGCTACGTGCGAAATACATCGCGGAGACATTCCTCGAAGACGTCGAGTTATACAACGAAGTCCGTGGGATGTATGGCTTCACTGGAACGTATAAAGGGAAACGCATTTCCGTCCAAGGGACAGGGATGGGTGTTCCGTCGATGTCGATTTACGTGAACGAATTGATTATGTCATATGGCGCCAAAAACTTGATTCGTGTCGGTACGGCCGGCGGGATTCAAGAAGACGTTAAAGTACGTGACGTCGTCATCGCGATGAGCGCATCGAGTGAAATGGGCCAAAACCGGGTTCGTTTCGACGGTATGGACTATGCACCGACAGCGACGTTCGACCTCCTACATCGCGCGTATTTGAACGCTGAAAAGGCTGGCATCCCGGTCAAGGTCGGTCAAATCTTCACAGCCGACCAGTTCTACCAAGATGATTTCCATCATTTCAAGAAGTGGGCCGACTTCGGTTGCCTCGCAATCGAGATGGAAGCGGCAGGTCTTTACACACTCGCTGCGAAACATAAAGTGAACGCGTTGACAATCCTCACGATCTCAGACCACTTGTTAACAGGTGAAGAGACGACGTCGGAAGAGCGTCAATCGACATTTGACGAAATGATCCGTGTCGCACTCGATACAGCGGTCGAAGTCACAAACTAA
- a CDS encoding response regulator transcription factor: MTKVLIVDDESPVREAVKLLGEWERLGVTKVIEAQDGEEAKRIISKERPALILSDLQMPRCNGIELMEWVHTEAETTKLIVLTGYDEYSYMRRAIQLGSFDYLLKPIDPDVLNETLARALADVTPDEEDPILQIGAFIERHYAEELSLQGMSERFYLSREYISRRFKQQYGVNLSEYLLSIRMLEAKRLLETSRQRIYEVAQAVGFSDDKYFRKVFKKQVGITPNEYREQCQRLS, translated from the coding sequence ATGACGAAAGTATTGATCGTCGACGATGAGTCGCCGGTACGGGAAGCGGTGAAACTGCTCGGGGAGTGGGAACGGCTCGGTGTCACGAAAGTGATCGAGGCACAGGACGGGGAAGAAGCGAAACGAATCATCAGCAAGGAACGGCCGGCGTTGATTTTATCGGACCTGCAGATGCCTCGCTGTAACGGCATCGAGTTGATGGAATGGGTTCACACGGAGGCGGAGACGACCAAACTGATTGTCTTGACGGGCTATGACGAATATTCGTACATGCGGCGCGCGATTCAGCTTGGCAGTTTCGACTACTTGTTGAAACCAATCGACCCTGACGTCTTGAACGAGACGCTTGCACGCGCCCTCGCGGATGTCACTCCTGACGAAGAAGATCCGATTCTACAGATTGGCGCGTTCATCGAGCGCCATTATGCGGAAGAACTCAGCTTACAAGGGATGAGCGAGCGCTTTTATTTGAGCCGCGAATACATATCGCGTCGCTTCAAACAGCAGTACGGCGTCAACTTATCCGAATACTTGCTGTCGATCCGGATGCTCGAGGCGAAACGTCTCCTTGAGACGAGTAGACAACGTATTTATGAAGTCGCCCAAGCGGTCGGCTTTTCGGATGATAAATATTTCCGGAAAGTCTTCAAAAAACAGGTTGGCATCACCCCGAACGAATATCGGGAACAGTGCCAACGATTATCTTGA
- a CDS encoding sensor histidine kinase, with protein MSIRTKLTGMIALTIIVPVILATIISFWYVKDRERERGLQLTEWSLERGTLQMERYVSDLSRLPTSLYANRDVLDILEYGPGLSLEQTELEVRRALLGMYLSREDVAQIQLLMLEDMDSFAAYKMKVSPRSKRQPSAIQQQLLKYEESRVLLEASHPLVPYHDFGPLVSEEEVVTLHFRLDKIETDQPLAILSIDIPEDVFTGQLASLQNNPSESLWFVGGGNQVFAQLGDGEIPQNVSTNSLSSDGKHHRIVKSFEFENQTFYIGKSIPDRLLTEPASRTSFIVFVVGMVSLVLALIGATYASMRLTTPIKTLTSNIWRIEQGDMTVSFDSLGNDEFGVLGRQFKRMIERIDDLIQREYRLALENRTNELRALQAQTNPHFLFNALQSIGTLALKGDGKTVYRLITQLSSMMRYTMHPDESMVTLKREVDHLNSYVRLQQVRFPEQFEVEIDVPDALLDLIVPKMILQPLAENFFKHGFERDGSTEANRFSLHVQQSGTDLVIRCENSGRPIPVRELDALQERIELSTAPVHGAEGTGLKNIRDRLMLNYNREAQFMLATPETGGFRIVMRFPAVKEADAS; from the coding sequence ATGAGCATTCGGACGAAGCTGACGGGAATGATCGCATTGACGATTATCGTTCCCGTCATTTTGGCGACGATCATTTCCTTTTGGTACGTCAAAGACCGGGAGCGGGAACGGGGGCTTCAGCTCACGGAATGGTCGCTTGAGCGAGGCACACTACAGATGGAACGGTATGTCTCGGACTTGAGCCGCTTGCCGACCAGTCTGTATGCGAATCGGGATGTGCTCGATATTCTCGAGTACGGCCCGGGACTGTCGCTCGAACAAACTGAACTCGAGGTACGACGGGCGCTCCTCGGCATGTATTTGTCCCGGGAAGACGTCGCCCAGATTCAATTGCTTATGCTCGAGGACATGGACTCGTTCGCCGCCTATAAAATGAAAGTGTCGCCGCGATCGAAGAGACAACCGAGCGCGATTCAGCAGCAGTTGTTGAAGTACGAAGAGAGTCGCGTCCTGCTCGAGGCCTCACATCCGCTCGTGCCGTATCATGATTTCGGTCCGCTCGTCTCAGAAGAAGAGGTCGTCACGCTCCATTTCCGACTCGATAAGATTGAGACGGACCAGCCACTCGCGATTTTGTCGATTGATATCCCCGAGGACGTCTTCACCGGCCAGCTCGCCTCGCTACAGAATAACCCGAGCGAGAGTCTCTGGTTCGTCGGGGGCGGCAATCAAGTCTTCGCTCAACTCGGGGATGGCGAGATTCCGCAGAACGTATCGACGAACTCGCTGTCGAGCGATGGGAAGCACCACCGTATCGTCAAGTCGTTCGAGTTTGAGAATCAGACGTTTTACATCGGGAAATCAATTCCGGACCGTCTGTTGACCGAGCCGGCTTCACGGACGTCGTTCATCGTATTTGTCGTCGGGATGGTGTCGCTCGTGTTGGCGTTGATTGGGGCGACCTACGCATCGATGCGTTTGACGACACCGATCAAGACGCTCACGTCGAACATTTGGCGAATCGAACAAGGGGATATGACAGTCTCATTCGATTCCCTCGGAAATGATGAGTTCGGCGTGCTCGGACGACAATTCAAGCGGATGATTGAACGGATTGATGATTTGATTCAACGCGAGTATCGATTGGCGCTCGAAAATCGGACGAATGAGCTGAGGGCGCTCCAAGCTCAGACGAACCCACACTTCCTGTTCAACGCCTTGCAGTCAATCGGGACGCTCGCGTTGAAAGGAGATGGCAAGACGGTATATCGTCTGATCACGCAGCTATCCTCGATGATGCGGTACACGATGCATCCGGACGAATCGATGGTGACGCTCAAACGCGAAGTCGATCATCTCAATTCATACGTCCGGCTTCAGCAAGTCCGTTTTCCGGAACAGTTCGAAGTCGAAATCGACGTCCCGGACGCGTTGCTCGATTTGATCGTACCGAAGATGATTCTCCAACCGCTCGCCGAGAACTTTTTCAAACACGGATTCGAGCGGGATGGGTCAACGGAGGCGAACCGATTCTCCCTGCACGTTCAGCAATCCGGGACAGACCTCGTCATCCGTTGCGAGAATAGTGGGCGGCCCATCCCCGTTCGAGAGCTCGATGCCCTACAAGAACGGATTGAGTTGTCGACAGCGCCGGTTCATGGGGCAGAAGGTACCGGTTTAAAGAACATTCGCGATCGACTCATGTTAAACTATAATCGGGAGGCTCAGTTTATGTTGGCTACACCAGAGACAGGCGGATTTCGTATCGTTATGCGTTTCCCGGCCGTGAAGGAGGCGGATGCGTCATGA
- a CDS encoding M48 family metallopeptidase yields the protein MKQSQLVHKNEKLYFGLLVAASVLTIILGIVFTIASLGIFLWIIGTILALSLFTHWLQIGYIRTNGVKVTERQFADLYQTYQRVGQEMGIRLLPDVYILQAGGVLNAFATRFFQKNMVILYSDIVELSRDGYTKEVEFVIAHELAHIRRNHVQKQWAMMLGGWIPFLGSAYSRACEFTCDRMAAHHIQDQSASKRALTILAIGGKLAKEVSEFDYLYEASRENGFIAKLSELLSTHPPLPKRIAAIATNAGETNVPVFKTAGYVKGSIIGTIVLSVIVNVAIVAWLFTSDGLTGFSEGFGSLDAMAEEPIQELAYNAATYEEFEALLADGADVNTQDLYGDTPLHNLLYNEGVDIDTVGLLLENGADVSLENEDGMTPAELAADSGQPTGIIELIQSYE from the coding sequence ATGAAACAATCGCAATTGGTACATAAGAACGAAAAGCTGTATTTTGGACTACTCGTCGCAGCCAGCGTGTTGACGATAATTTTAGGAATTGTCTTCACGATTGCCTCGCTCGGCATCTTTTTATGGATTATCGGAACGATTTTGGCGTTGTCACTGTTCACGCACTGGCTACAAATCGGATATATTCGCACGAACGGCGTCAAAGTGACGGAGCGTCAATTCGCCGACTTATATCAGACCTATCAGCGTGTCGGGCAAGAGATGGGGATTCGCTTACTCCCGGACGTCTACATTCTTCAAGCCGGGGGCGTCTTGAATGCTTTCGCGACCCGTTTCTTCCAAAAGAACATGGTCATCTTGTATTCGGATATCGTCGAGTTGTCACGTGATGGCTACACGAAAGAAGTTGAGTTTGTCATCGCCCATGAGTTGGCACACATTCGCCGTAATCACGTCCAAAAACAGTGGGCCATGATGCTCGGCGGCTGGATCCCGTTTTTAGGGTCGGCCTACTCACGTGCCTGTGAGTTTACGTGTGACCGCATGGCAGCTCATCATATTCAAGACCAATCGGCATCGAAACGTGCCCTCACGATTCTTGCCATCGGTGGGAAATTGGCAAAAGAAGTGAGCGAGTTTGACTACTTATATGAAGCGAGTCGTGAGAACGGATTTATCGCCAAGTTGAGCGAGCTGTTATCGACACATCCGCCACTCCCGAAACGAATTGCGGCCATCGCGACGAACGCCGGTGAGACGAACGTTCCGGTCTTCAAGACGGCAGGGTATGTCAAAGGGTCGATTATCGGGACGATTGTATTGAGTGTCATTGTCAATGTGGCCATTGTCGCCTGGTTGTTCACGAGCGACGGATTGACTGGCTTCTCAGAAGGGTTCGGCTCGCTTGATGCCATGGCAGAAGAGCCGATTCAAGAACTTGCCTACAACGCCGCAACGTACGAAGAGTTTGAGGCCTTATTGGCAGACGGGGCTGACGTCAACACGCAAGACTTATACGGCGACACGCCGCTTCATAACTTGCTCTATAATGAAGGCGTGGACATCGATACGGTTGGGTTGTTGCTTGAGAACGGCGCCGACGTCTCGCTTGAGAACGAGGATGGCATGACGCCGGCCGAACTCGCAGCTGACTCCGGGCAACCGACAGGCATCATCGAATTGATTCAATCATACGAATAA
- a CDS encoding PQQ-dependent sugar dehydrogenase, with product MKRWILMLSLIVLAGCASESEDASTPDETPVEEAAEQEQAPTEEAPSDEAPSETDEPLVIGANESVVEQLEAPWSIAQTDDGWLISERGGTIAVIDADGNLDRQSVILEEDVLEIGEGGLLGLALTTDFATSRQVYAYHTYGTPGDVRNRVVELTWDGDQFEETAVVLDEIPGAQFHNGGRLLLDGDVLWVTTGDALVPELAQDETSIAGKVLRVPLSGGGEPDDWIYSSGHRNPQGLTKIEDTLYASEHGASGHDEVNILEQGNNYGWPLIEANEKQEGLETPWFEVGETSWAPSGIAADDRYVYMATLRGNRLVAIDRETKEVTPLVEDRGRIRDVWLGDGELYFITNNTDGRGNPSNEDDQLYRLTIK from the coding sequence TTGAAACGATGGATCCTCATGTTGTCACTTATCGTGCTGGCGGGTTGTGCGTCGGAGTCTGAGGACGCATCGACACCGGACGAAACACCGGTTGAAGAGGCGGCCGAGCAAGAGCAAGCACCGACTGAAGAAGCACCATCCGACGAAGCGCCTTCAGAAACAGACGAACCGTTGGTGATTGGAGCAAACGAATCTGTCGTCGAACAGTTAGAGGCACCGTGGTCAATCGCGCAGACCGATGATGGGTGGCTCATCTCGGAACGCGGCGGCACAATCGCCGTCATCGATGCGGACGGGAATCTTGACCGGCAATCAGTTATCCTCGAAGAAGATGTGCTCGAAATCGGGGAGGGCGGTCTACTCGGCTTGGCCTTGACGACAGACTTCGCGACATCGCGACAAGTGTACGCCTATCACACGTATGGGACACCCGGGGACGTACGTAACCGGGTCGTCGAGTTGACGTGGGATGGCGATCAGTTTGAAGAGACGGCGGTTGTGCTCGATGAGATTCCAGGGGCCCAGTTCCATAACGGAGGACGTTTATTGCTCGATGGTGACGTACTTTGGGTCACAACGGGAGACGCGCTCGTTCCGGAGCTGGCTCAAGACGAGACGTCGATCGCCGGGAAAGTGTTACGGGTGCCGTTGTCTGGCGGCGGCGAACCTGACGATTGGATTTATTCGTCCGGCCACCGCAATCCCCAAGGATTGACGAAAATTGAGGACACGCTCTATGCAAGTGAACATGGGGCGTCCGGTCACGATGAAGTGAACATTCTCGAGCAGGGCAACAATTACGGCTGGCCGCTTATTGAGGCGAACGAGAAACAAGAAGGTCTCGAGACACCGTGGTTCGAGGTCGGAGAGACGTCGTGGGCCCCTTCGGGAATCGCGGCGGATGATCGTTACGTTTATATGGCGACGCTTCGCGGAAATCGCCTCGTCGCCATCGACCGAGAGACGAAAGAGGTCACTCCGCTCGTCGAGGATAGAGGGCGCATCCGTGACGTCTGGTTAGGAGACGGTGAGCTCTACTTCATCACGAACAACACAGACGGACGCGGGAATCCGAGCAATGAGGACGATCAACTGTATCGCTTGACCATCAAATAG
- a CDS encoding MDR family MFS transporter: MRKNVTVALLLATFLAAIEGTVVSVATPVIASELNGAALVSWVFAAFLLFTAVSTPIYGKVADLFGRKRVLLFGIGLFTLASLLCGLATSMEQLIIFRALQGLGAGAVLPISMTIIGDLYKYEERGKIQGILSAVWGVSGVLGPVIGGFLVETLSWRYVFLLNVPFALLSFIMIIVFYKETVTETTERIDVKGALLFAFGTTAFLYGLITFSETNVWTPSIVVSAVFSVVLLTSFFLSERRAKTPLLPLDLLKQPIIASINGAVFFAAWVLVSMSAYIPIWAQAVLGKSATEAGFMLMPLSVAWTFTSIIGGRTLGAASPRRRAVTGMSLLLLGTIILTLLTQSSSDLFVYLAVAIIGVGFGLSQPMFIVVLQTVVSYRQRGTATAANSFLSTVGQTLGVAVFGALFNFIVLNGFRNDETLSGASLESFFNRSVTETLDATVRLQGEQLIATGLNTVFIGAALAAFIALLIALRLPASPPEPSRDN; the protein is encoded by the coding sequence ATGAGAAAGAATGTCACGGTCGCGCTGTTGTTGGCGACTTTTTTAGCGGCGATTGAAGGGACGGTCGTCTCCGTCGCGACGCCGGTCATCGCGAGCGAATTGAACGGGGCCGCCCTCGTGAGTTGGGTGTTCGCCGCCTTCTTGTTGTTCACGGCAGTGTCGACACCGATTTATGGAAAAGTGGCCGATTTGTTCGGTCGTAAGCGAGTCCTATTGTTCGGAATCGGTTTGTTCACGCTCGCCTCACTTCTTTGCGGACTCGCCACGTCGATGGAGCAATTGATTATCTTCCGGGCGCTCCAAGGGCTGGGTGCCGGTGCGGTATTGCCCATCTCGATGACCATCATCGGCGATTTGTACAAGTATGAGGAGCGCGGCAAGATTCAAGGCATCTTAAGCGCCGTGTGGGGCGTCTCGGGCGTGCTCGGGCCGGTCATCGGCGGGTTCTTGGTCGAGACGTTGTCTTGGCGTTACGTCTTCCTGTTGAACGTGCCATTCGCGCTGTTATCGTTCATCATGATCATTGTCTTCTATAAAGAGACGGTGACCGAGACGACGGAGCGGATCGACGTCAAAGGGGCGCTCTTGTTCGCGTTTGGGACGACGGCGTTTCTGTACGGCTTAATCACCTTCAGCGAGACGAACGTCTGGACGCCATCGATTGTTGTCAGTGCCGTGTTCAGTGTCGTGTTGCTCACCAGTTTCTTTTTATCAGAGCGACGTGCGAAAACACCGTTATTGCCGCTCGATCTGTTGAAACAACCGATTATCGCATCCATCAATGGTGCCGTCTTCTTCGCGGCATGGGTGCTCGTCTCGATGTCGGCCTATATCCCGATTTGGGCCCAGGCCGTCCTTGGAAAATCGGCGACCGAAGCTGGATTCATGTTGATGCCGCTCTCGGTCGCATGGACGTTCACGTCGATTATCGGAGGTCGCACACTCGGCGCAGCCTCACCGCGGCGTCGTGCTGTGACGGGGATGAGCTTGTTGTTGCTGGGAACAATCATTTTGACGTTGCTCACACAATCGAGCTCGGACTTGTTCGTCTATCTCGCCGTCGCCATTATCGGTGTCGGTTTCGGTTTGTCGCAACCGATGTTCATCGTCGTGTTGCAGACGGTCGTGTCGTATCGACAGCGCGGTACGGCAACAGCGGCGAACTCATTTTTAAGTACGGTCGGACAGACGCTCGGCGTCGCCGTGTTCGGAGCGCTCTTCAACTTCATCGTTTTGAACGGATTCCGGAACGACGAGACGTTGAGCGGCGCCTCGCTCGAATCGTTCTTCAATCGAAGTGTCACCGAGACGTTAGACGCCACGGTCCGGCTCCAAGGCGAGCAACTCATCGCCACAGGCTTGAATACCGTCTTCATCGGGGCGGCACTCGCCGCGTTCATCGCGCTGTTGATTGCGCTTCGCTTACCGGCTAGCCCACCCGAACCTTCACGCGACAACTAA
- a CDS encoding ABC transporter ATP-binding protein codes for MIQLNQVGKRYGESWALHPLDGMIASGQVVALCGSNGAGKSTLLNLMNGTISPSVGSVSLNGLTIDDGKAYHQTFGYMPDDFAFEPSWTVGETYAYYALWQGVKPDLALLKRIGLDGLRSQDVGKLSKGMRQRLLLAQALVTKPDILLLDEPTNGLDPTWMRLLGGLLRQEAERGATIVCSTHQLDVAAMLADEVWMLKGGRLAGRVLVTDEAAAYAEIKRFFFESEVEACQTGVARTK; via the coding sequence ATGATTCAGCTTAATCAAGTAGGGAAACGCTACGGCGAGTCATGGGCGCTCCATCCGCTTGACGGAATGATCGCTTCAGGTCAGGTCGTCGCTTTATGTGGCAGCAACGGTGCTGGGAAGTCGACGCTGTTGAATCTCATGAACGGAACGATTTCCCCAAGCGTCGGGAGCGTGTCCTTGAACGGTCTGACAATCGATGACGGCAAGGCGTACCATCAGACGTTTGGATACATGCCAGACGACTTTGCGTTCGAACCGTCTTGGACCGTAGGTGAAACCTACGCCTACTACGCATTGTGGCAAGGTGTGAAGCCGGATTTGGCACTATTGAAGCGCATCGGTCTCGACGGATTGAGAAGTCAGGACGTCGGGAAGTTGTCAAAAGGGATGCGTCAACGTCTCTTGCTGGCGCAGGCGCTCGTGACGAAACCAGACATCCTACTCCTCGATGAACCGACGAACGGACTCGATCCGACTTGGATGCGTCTGCTCGGTGGCTTATTGCGGCAAGAAGCTGAGCGCGGGGCGACGATCGTCTGTTCAACACACCAGCTCGACGTTGCGGCGATGCTCGCTGACGAGGTATGGATGCTCAAGGGCGGTCGGCTCGCCGGTCGCGTCCTCGTCACGGACGAAGCGGCGGCCTATGCTGAAATCAAACGTTTCTTTTTCGAATCGGAAGTTGAGGCTTGTCAAACGGGCGTCGCTCGCACAAAATAA